The nucleotide window CCGACGGGTGATGGGACCGCCTCCGGAAGCAGCGGGATAGCCCCTGGCCATTCGCCCATTCCGATGGGAGCTCAACCACCCCGTGGGCGTGCAGCGAAACCACCCGCCCCACCCCGACTGAGCTTTCTGGCTTATAATCAAAAGCACTGGATCTTAAGATATTGGAGGAGCCCAATTCGATGACCCCCTTATCGAGAGGTTCGGCCCGCGGGGCGGGGATCCGGCGTGGGATGGCGGCCCTGATTTTATTAATCGCCGCCGCATGTGGGCGGGTGGTTTCGGAGCGTCCGTCTCCTTCCCCATCGCCCGGCTCCCCGCCCACTGTTCCTTCGATGGGCACGCCGGTGGTGGTGCGGGTGCCTACCCCCACCCCGATCCCGACGCCGACGCCCAGCCCGACGCCGATCCTCTATGTGGTGCAGCCCGGGGATACCCTTTATGGCATCGCCCTGAAATACGGGGTCTCGGTGTCCGCCCTGCAGGAGGCGAATGGGATCACCGATCCCACTATGCTCCGGATCGGCCAGGAGCTGGTGATCCCGGCACCGGGCCCGGAGGGCGAACCGGCGCGCCCTCCCACCCCCACCCCCATGCCCCTGCTGATCCAGGGATTCGGATGCACGGCCAGCGCCATGGGCAGCCTGAGCTGCATCGGCGAGGTGATGAATCCCCAGCCCCATCCGATGCGAAACGTTCAGGTGCAGATCGTCCTTCGGAATGGGGAAGGGCAGGCGCTGACCAGCGGGA belongs to Thermoflexus sp. and includes:
- a CDS encoding LysM domain-containing protein; translated protein: MAALILLIAAACGRVVSERPSPSPSPGSPPTVPSMGTPVVVRVPTPTPIPTPTPSPTPILYVVQPGDTLYGIALKYGVSVSALQEANGITDPTMLRIGQELVIPAPGPEGEPARPPTPTPMPLLIQGFGCTASAMGSLSCIGEVMNPQPHPMRNVQVQIVLRNGEGQALTSGIAGTGLDILISGGRSPFALVFNTVPPGYARAEAQVIRAEPTQEPGNRYGRVELARAEGRGEGADFVVRGQVRNADAVPMRRINVVVAFYDGQDRLLGFRQIVFAEEATGPGAARDFEARFAAAGVKTFRVFVEGQR